The Brassica oleracea var. oleracea cultivar TO1000 chromosome C6, BOL, whole genome shotgun sequence genomic interval AAGTTACCTTTTTCATCATACCAAGTCCCATTATTAAAACTGAACTAAATAAAAACCCCAGAAAAAAAAAAAAACAAGAAATCAAAAACAAATACTTTTCGAGGTCATATAAGCAACCTTCTGTTTCTATCAGAGCCTTTCAGATTTGTTGACACAAACTTAGAAACTCTGTTTTCTTTCTCCTCTTGACCGATCAGAGTCCGTAGACTTGCGAGCCATTCTTTTCTCTTCGTAAGATTTGCTCCGAGCAGCTATATACTCAAAAGCCACCACGACATCACCTATTTGCGGACGTCGGTTCGCTTCCTCGTTCAGACACACCTCGGTGATAGATATCGCTTGACTAAGACACCTCTTAGGGTACTTTCCACGCAGCAACGGGTCCACAAGTTGTCCAAATTTCGTACGGTCCTTGAGATACGGCCGAGCCTGCACATACACCAACACCAACAAGTTGGCTCCGGTTTAATCCGGTTTTCTTTCCTTTCTAATTATTAGGCTTTTTTTACTTACCCATGCAACAAGGTACTGCTCTCCATGTGGTTTATTCAAATCAATAACTTTCCTACCAGTAATAAGCTCGAGTAACACAACACCAAAGCAGTATATATCTGATTTGATGGTTAGCTTGCCGCTCATGGCGTATTCTGGAGCACAGTATCCGTAAGTACCCATGATCCTAGTGGACACATGTGTTCTGTTACCGACAGGACCGACTTTAGCAAGTCCAAAGTCAGATAGCTTGGGACTAAAGTCTCTGTCTAACAAAATGTTTGCGGACTTCAAATCACGGTATATCACTGATGGGCTTATTTTACAATGAAGATACTCTAACCCACGAGCTGCACCAACAGCTATTTTCATTCGAGTGTTCCAGCTTAAAGGACTCTGATCAGGCTCAAGATCTAAAGTTCAACAACAAGACAAGTCAGGTTGATTAGTAAAAGAACATGAACAATACTCTCTACTTTTCACAAAGAGTGTTATTTTGATATTTTTACAATATATTCCTAATGCCAAAATTTTAAATAAAATTTCAGTTTTATTTACTACTTTTAATTTTTTTTTTTAGTGTGAATAGATGGTAAAATAAAGTTTTTAATGGTTTTTAATATGTGAAAATTTTTAACTGATATTTTTTTAATGAAAAAGGAGGAGTAGATTTTTGTGAGTTTTGTAAAACACAATGACTTACCATAAAGATGATCTTCTAAGCTACCCATTGGCATGTATTCATAAACAAGAAGTCTCTGGGCACCAGAAGTACAGTCACCGATTAAAGTTACTAGGTTTGGATGATGGTAGACGCTAAGCATGTTAACCTCGACTATGAATTCTTGATTTCCTTGATTCCCATCTGGGTTTAATTGCTTGATCGCCACAACCTATACGTACATTTTGACTCAATATCAATATTCTTACATGGCCACTTCAGATGTTTTAATATACAGGACGAGAGGTTGATAACTTACTTGTCCGGAATATAAACGTCCCTTGTAGACACTACCGAACCCTCCTCTTCCGATCATGTTCACCTCCCGGAAATTATTGGTTGCGGCGGCCAACTCCTCGAACGTGAAACTTCTTGCGCCACCGCCTGGTTTAGGGCTATTCACTTTCCCATTAACTGGCCAAAACATTTGTGTGTTTTTATTATTTCATCATTATAATATTCAAAATATTGTCTGAAGAAAATTAAAAATCATTTAAAAATTATATTTCTAACCTAAAATGCCAGATTTCGACCCTGCTCCTCCTCCTGTTGCATCGCTTCTTGTATCAACTGCAAAACATACATGAGAACCGCATATTGGAGATTCCGTTTTCTAATATATAAATCAAAGAGAGAAAGAGATATGGAGACGGAGACATATAAAAACAAACCTGAGGAACCACTGGTTAGGTAAGATGTGGTATCAATGTTGATTCTCATATCCTTGGTTCGTGTGTCGAGACAAGAGAAACACCTCATTTTCCTTTTGGTGATGAACTTTTAGAAAAACAATAAGCCGAAAGAAATGGATTCTGAGAGGAGCTGGTTTGAGATGATGTTCAAACAATATCACCAAACCTAGCTCCTTGGAGCCCTTACACAGGAAAAGAATAATAAAACTAGGATTCTTGTAATAGACTAAAGGGATTTTTCTCCAAGATTATTAATAGGAAAGATAGAGAGAAACTTTCTTTTTCTTCTCTCTCTTTAATTCCAGAAAATGGGAAAATTATGAACCCACCAAACACAGAGGAGACAATTTGATTGAATTGATTTGTCCTTAAGAAGGAAAGAGAATCTCAAATGGTAGATAACAGAAGCAAATTTATACAAGTATCATAAAAATGATATATTTGTATACCTAATAGAGGAAGGGAGAGAGATTGTCTACACTCTTCTAAATGGCAAAAAAATCTTTAGAGAAAAAGGTACAAAAGAAAACCGAGAGAGCAACTAAGGAAGTTTGATGGCCACGGAAGTGGAAATAAAGGAACGGTGAGACCTAATTTGGGAACTGCGCGTCCTTTTTATTTCTTCCTTCTGTTGAATTCTTTTTATTTTTTCAACGTTATAATTTGTTTTCTTTCCGTTGGAGCTAAATTAAACGGTTCAATTGTAACGTATAAAGATGCAGGCTGACAACTTAAGAGACCGTTTTCTAGAATTTCACTAATGTTTTCTTGTTAAATTTATACGCTGACAACTTGAGAGACGGTTTTCTAGAATTTCAAATGTTTTCTTGTTAAATTAAGCGGTTTGTTCTAGAATTTTTTTTTCTCTTTTAATCCAATAAAAATATACTTTCTAACTTAAAACTGATTTATGGAATCTGGACTTTATTTTCACATCCGTGTATATTATTAATTGATTTCCAATTAAATTAATGGATTTGAAAATCAATTAAGGCACATTTGAAAGTCAATCAAGTAGATGGTAAAATCAACCAGAATTGATTTATATAATCTTCTTTTTAATGATAGAATCATAGAAACATGAATGGAAATATGATTTAAGTAAATAAAAAAAAAATTCAAAGAATCTCTTCTTTCTTCATCAGCGGCTCATTAAAAAAGAAAGAAGCTTAACACATAAAAAGTTCTAAAGGCAAATTAATTAACTATACAATTTTTTTAAAAAAAAGTGGCATTTTTTTAAAAATAATTTTAAAAATTAAGAGCAAAATTCTATTAGAGATTCTGTTTTAATAGCATAGATACGAAGAAAAGCAATAGTCAGAGCAAATGAAAGTTAGCTAAACAACCCAAGTCAATGGAAGTCAAACAAACGTTGCAGTATATATTGCAAAAAAATCGCATGGACACTAACAGTTGCAAAAATAAGAACAAGAGACAAGCGAAGCATAGGCACATTATACAGACTTTCATATTACAATCGTCTCTCATAAGCTGAAATCAAAACTCAAAATGCACATTCATTATTCTGAATTGATCAACTTAAGAAAAATATTTGTATAAATAACATTCATACAACTTGTTGAGTACTCCCTTAAATTGGTTTTCCTCTTACCCTATCACAAATCTGGAAGTTGCAACAATCTGTACAGAGACTTCTTCCCTATAATATTCATCCACAACCACAAACCTCCTCCCTCTTCCTACAGGAGAAGCTTTCAAGACTAGTAAGTTAGAGCTGTAGCGCCAAATCAGGATGCTGCTGGGATGAACCTGCCTGAAGGTTAGAGACCGGTGAGTTTGGTGAGACGATCTTAGCGTTGAGATCAGGTTGAAACCGGTTTAGTTCCGGTTTTGTGTTAGGCGACAAGCCTTGTCGCGAGAAAGCAGCAGTTTCCAGCATCTGGTTTACTCCTCTGCAGCCACGGACTAGACCGTTGCTCTCCGGATTGATCAGCAGTTCTGACTTCACGGTTGCTTGATTCAACAAACGAGCAGCTGATGCACTCCCTTTGCTTTCTTTGGAAGAATGTATGCTTTCAGATGCCAAGTCATTCGAACACTTTTGCTGCTGAGGAGCTTCTGGCTTCTCTCCAACCCAACCGGGACCAAACTCGGTTCCACTTGGTAACACTGTCTCAATCCTCTTGCTGGCAAGTCTCCAAGCAACAGGACCAAGATTTGCAGCATATCTTGCTAGACTCCTAGCGTAACCATATTCAGTATTCAACCCAACCTGGTTATAAAACAAGGAAAGGGTCAGATTCTGTTTGTTAAAAACAAAAGGAGATATTATTTACGTTGGTAACACGTACTGGAGTTAATTGTTTCAAACCATCCTCAAGAGTTGTACAAACCAAAGCTTCTCGCGAGCAAGGAGAGATGTCCAGGAAGTAAGAATCTCGCCTGTTCTCGTCCACATTCTTCATCCCGTATTTGTTGACGGCCTTCACAACCGAAGCTATACAGAAAATATAAAAGAACACTGGTTATTAAGTCAACAGAACTAGAAAGTAAAAAAGAAAAAGGCAGATAGATCTTTACGTGGGAACTCCTTCTCCCAATCAATCAACAAGCCACTTTGGTTCTCGCTGTAATGGTTGATTCTAACGGAAGGAGGTGTTCTTCTTAGATTGTAAGCACCGGATAATCTAGAGCCGTCTCCACCAGGAGTGTGCGCTGCTGCGGCATCAGCTGAACTCTCAGAAATAGTCCGGTCAGTTAAAAATGGCTCAGAATGTTTCTTAAGGCCTGAGCCTGGAGGACGGCCCCTTTTGACAATTTTAGGCTGTTGTTGTGACTGTGACACTGGTTCTACTTCTCCATCACTTTCTTGTCTTAAATCTGCAAAGTCCTTTTTGGCCAGCTCAAGCATTGCTCGTGCCTGTTATAGCCAGAGAGAGACACAATCAGAAAATTAGTGGATAACCAAAAGGGAAAAAAGTGTAGCAAATTTATTATGTACAGGAACAAAACCTGTCGATGATATATAGTATCTGACGAATTGTATTCCATTGCGTTTGTACATATTAAAAACACGTCTTGCTGCATAAGATAAGAGGGGTCAGAAACGATATATGCATCTTCTCAGAGTTATAGTCTTCAAAGTGAGTTTACCACACAGTAACTAGATGTAGTAGCAATCTTTTCACATTACAAGTAAAATTAAGTAAGATAATAAGTTTTATTATCCCATTTACGAATTTAACAACTTTCACAAATGCTTCTCGGCAAAACAATATGTTGTAGCTAACAGAGAAACTATTGCATTGAGAGTTGAGACTTAGGTATATGAGAGAATCAAACACTCTATTCTAGCAAAATTAAAGAACAGAGTTAATGTGACAGTTCAGTGAGAAGTATCGAGGGTGGTGATATAGGTTCAAAGGACAAGACTTGCCTCAAATTGTTCCAAGGTAGCATATGCGCCGGCTTCTAATTTCTCCCGCAATGTGGTAAAATCCATAGGATTCTTGATAATCTCATGATAATCAGGAAGCTGTAAAACAAACTCTCACAGATAAAGATAACGCAATACCAGTGAATTAACATGCACAAGCTTAACATAAAAATTAGAAAACTCCACCTCCTCTGGA includes:
- the LOC106300994 gene encoding bromodomain-containing protein 9, encoding MGEVADTLTKKRKKKGRPSLIEVQKRALKQQQLLQSKLDESKEEVRSGFGNPNSAATRSNRRIVNPSEEHEEEEDDDERRDKKKRLLHGLNSHDDRRESELDGDASSISRRKIGAAGSDVTGQKGSKATDILQRASLVDSGPVTPLPDKKLLLFILDRVQKKDTYGVYSDPVDPEELPDYHEIIKNPMDFTTLREKLEAGAYATLEQFEQDVFLICTNAMEYNSSDTIYHRQARAMLELAKKDFADLRQESDGEVEPVSQSQQQPKIVKRGRPPGSGLKKHSEPFLTDRTISESSADAAAAHTPGGDGSRLSGAYNLRRTPPSVRINHYSENQSGLLIDWEKEFPPSVVKAVNKYGMKNVDENRRDSYFLDISPCSREALVCTTLEDGLKQLTPVGLNTEYGYARSLARYAANLGPVAWRLASKRIETVLPSGTEFGPGWVGEKPEAPQQQKCSNDLASESIHSSKESKGSASAARLLNQATVKSELLINPESNGLVRGCRGVNQMLETAAFSRQGLSPNTKPELNRFQPDLNAKIVSPNSPVSNLQAGSSQQHPDLALQL
- the LOC106299280 gene encoding serine/threonine-protein kinase PBS1 is translated as MRCFSCLDTRTKDMRINIDTTSYLTSGSSVDTRSDATGGGAGSKSGILVNGKVNSPKPGGGARSFTFEELAAATNNFREVNMIGRGGFGSVYKGRLYSGQVVAIKQLNPDGNQGNQEFIVEVNMLSVYHHPNLVTLIGDCTSGAQRLLVYEYMPMGSLEDHLYDLEPDQSPLSWNTRMKIAVGAARGLEYLHCKISPSVIYRDLKSANILLDRDFSPKLSDFGLAKVGPVGNRTHVSTRIMGTYGYCAPEYAMSGKLTIKSDIYCFGVVLLELITGRKVIDLNKPHGEQYLVAWARPYLKDRTKFGQLVDPLLRGKYPKRCLSQAISITEVCLNEEANRRPQIGDVVVAFEYIAARSKSYEEKRMARKSTDSDRSRGERKQSF